Genomic segment of Candidatus Eremiobacterota bacterium:
AATGGGCCTTCCTGGACGAGCCCGCGAAGAGCTCGCCGGTCCTTGACGGCGAGGGCAACGCCTATATCCGCACGGCGGGGAATCTCTGCGCCCTGGATAAGGACGGGAAAAAGCTCTGGAGCTACCCCACCTCGGGATTTTCAAGCTGGGATGACACTCCCCCCGCCATAGGCCCAGATGGCACCGTCTATATCATCAGGGGAAACCCTGAAGGCATGGGCACCTCTTCACAGAATCTCAGGTTCCAGGCCGTCAAGGACGGAAACCTGCTCTGGCACTACGACGCCATCGGTGACCCCACGGGCGACCCAAGGGCCATGGTGGGGCGCGACGGCACTGTCTACCTCTCGGCGTCAAAGGCGCAGAAAAAACCGGGGGGATGGTTCTCCTCCGGGGAAATCAAGGAGAAGGACTTCCTCATCGCGCTTAAGCCCGACGGAAGAGAAAAGTTCAGGGTCCCCGTGGAGTCCTGGCCTTCCTACACCCATGGCAACATCGCCGAGGGGCCCGACGGCTCGATTTACGCGTGCCACGGCGAGAGGAACCTCTCGTGCTACACGCCCGGCGGAAAGCTGAAATGGACCTACACCCTCAATGAGAAGGTGACGGGGGCCAATGGGCACGCCCGCCTCACCCAGGTCCCGGCATTCGACGAAGAGGGCTCCCTTTACCTGGCCTCCGACACCAGCGCCGCCTATCCCGAGGGGTACCTCGTGAAGCTCGACGGGAACGGGAAAGAGCTCTGGAGCAAAACAATCAAGGGCGGCTTCGCCTCGAAGCCCCACATGGGGCCTGACGGGAAGCTCTACGTGAGCGCCCATACGGGGGAGCTCTGCCTCTTTGACAAAGACGGCGGGGATAAGGGCACTCTCAGGGCAGGGGAGATCTCGAGCAACAACTTCTCCTTCGGCGAGGAGGGCGTTGTCTATCTCAACAACTACGACAGGATCATCGCCTTCCAGCCCGACATCGGCAAAATGCCCGGCGATGGTGAAAGCTCCCCTGAAAGCCCTGAGCCCCAGGCTCCCAAGGTGCTGGAGGAAGAGGACTTCGTCATCATAGGGGGCGTGAAGCTGCCCAAGGGAAAATAAGCGCCAAGCTTCACCGGCCCCAGCAATTGGCGTCCTGGTCATCTATGGAGACCCAGAACCTGCCGTCAGTGCTTACCTCTCCATAGGCCCAGAAATTCCAGCCGCCCCTCCGGAGGGTATCGCTTCCCGGCCACGTGTCGCCATGAAACTTGTCCTTGTCCATTCCCGGGCACACCAGTCCGTCGTGAAACTCCGCCATCCGGTAACCCTCACCGCAGCTCTTGCGGCAGTAATCATTGGCCGCTTCAAGGGAGGTGAGTTCCGTTCCCCTGATTGGCGGCGTGAGCTTGACGCGTCCCCCTGACCATCCGCGGTAATACTCCTTATCCATCGAACCGCCGGTTCTATCGACGGCGTAGTTGGGCCTTGGAAGGCTCTCCTTCTTTATGGCAAGCACCGGGAGGGACTCGGTAATGAGCGTATCGCCGTGATAGGGATCGCCTCCTCCCAGGCCTGCCAGCACAATGCCAAGCTCCGGATCCTTCTTGTGGAACTTCCAGGTCATGGCCTTTTTGCCGGGCTGCGGGGCCTGCTGCACCTGCTGCTGCTGCTGGCTCTGTTGCTGCTGCTGTCCCTGCACCTGGCCCCCCTGGCCCTGAACCTGCTGGCCGCCCTGCACGCTCACCGCCGAGCGGTCGCCCAATGCCTGGCACCCCGCCAGCAGCAAAAGGATACAGAGCACAATCACTGTTGAGCTTTTCATCGCGCGTTCCTCTCAATCTCAGGGAGGAATGACCTCCCTGGTACAATAGACAGTCAATCTCCCCGGTAACGAAGGTTTCTTTCCCTGTAGGATATTACATGAAGCCCTGGAGTGATCCTGCAGCGGGCAGAGGAAGTCCGGGAAAATCACCCTCTATTTTTCAACGTTCTTCTCCACTTCCTGCTTTTCCAGGGCCTTCAGGGCCTTTCCCCTGCCTTCTTTTGCCTTTGTGCATCCTGCATCAAGCGCAAGAGCTTTTTCATAGCATTTGAGGGCGTCGCTGTACTTTCCCTGGTCATAGAGGGCCATTCCCTTGTAAGTCCAGAGGTCGGGATTGTCGCCGAGGAACTCCGCCGCCTTGCCGAAGCATGTGACGGCTTCATCGTATTTGAACTGAACGTAAAGGGTCTTTCCCTTTTCAAAGAAGGCGAGGCCCTTGTTGGTGGAGGCTTTCTGATAGCCCGGGTCCAGGTCAAGAACCTTATCGAAGCACTTCAGGGCGTCATCGTAGTTTTCAAGCTCGGCGAGGGCGAGACCCTTGATATTCCATGACGCTTTATTCTGAGGCTCCTGTTTCAGGACATTGTCGAAGCACTTTACCACATCGCTGAACCTGCCCAGCTTCACCAGCACGAGGCCTTTATTGTACCAGCCGTCAACGGAGTGAGGATTCAGCTCCAGGGCCTTATCGCATGAAGTAAGAGCCTCCTGGTATTTCTCCAGGCTATAGAGGGAAAGTCCCCTGTTGCACCAGGCCTCCGAGAGTTCCGGGTCGCCTTCCAGGGCCTTATCATAGCATTTTACCGCGTCCCGGTACTTCCCCTGATCAAAAAAATCATTTCCCCTGGTGAACCATTCTTTGGGAGACTCGGCAGAAACTACTGAAAACGCAAGAAAAAGAAAAGACAGAATGAGAAGCACCGAGCGTCTGAACATTTCGGGTGGCCTCCTTTTACTATCAAGTGATTCAATTATAAGGCCATAGGGAGAAAAAGTCGGTGCTCCACGGTACAGCGTTCCGCATGGAGGACCGGCTCTCTCCTCATAGGCCCCCTTTTCTACCGGATACCATTCCTGTATGGAATTACAGCGGTTCTCATGGTACAATCAATTCAAAGATCAGCGCAGGGAGCCATTCGGGGGGCGATGCCGCCGGAAGCACCTCCCGGGCGCGAAGGAGGATCGCGATGACTGCAGTCTTGCAAGTTTCACAGAACGGCTTTACCATAGGGGAATCTGCAGAAAATGGATCATTCCGAAAAAAACGGATAAATTCGTCACAGGCGAGCTCACAAGAGAGCAGAAGACACTGAAAAAACGCTTGAG
This window contains:
- a CDS encoding tetratricopeptide repeat protein; translation: MFRRSVLLILSFLFLAFSVVSAESPKEWFTRGNDFFDQGKYRDAVKCYDKALEGDPELSEAWCNRGLSLYSLEKYQEALTSCDKALELNPHSVDGWYNKGLVLVKLGRFSDVVKCFDNVLKQEPQNKASWNIKGLALAELENYDDALKCFDKVLDLDPGYQKASTNKGLAFFEKGKTLYVQFKYDEAVTCFGKAAEFLGDNPDLWTYKGMALYDQGKYSDALKCYEKALALDAGCTKAKEGRGKALKALEKQEVEKNVEK
- a CDS encoding PQQ-binding-like beta-propeller repeat protein is translated as MDIKPLSTGTSRRESPPLPPAGENGQPPQDTFEKSDPAASTGPQGRRFTSQEVGKALLSPDKKELEEKIVNARVIWDFEKKDSTACDTVFDKERKTLYTGVGTRDQWYLTAFNPDGTVKWAFLDEPAKSSPVLDGEGNAYIRTAGNLCALDKDGKKLWSYPTSGFSSWDDTPPAIGPDGTVYIIRGNPEGMGTSSQNLRFQAVKDGNLLWHYDAIGDPTGDPRAMVGRDGTVYLSASKAQKKPGGWFSSGEIKEKDFLIALKPDGREKFRVPVESWPSYTHGNIAEGPDGSIYACHGERNLSCYTPGGKLKWTYTLNEKVTGANGHARLTQVPAFDEEGSLYLASDTSAAYPEGYLVKLDGNGKELWSKTIKGGFASKPHMGPDGKLYVSAHTGELCLFDKDGGDKGTLRAGEISSNNFSFGEEGVVYLNNYDRIIAFQPDIGKMPGDGESSPESPEPQAPKVLEEEDFVIIGGVKLPKGK